The window TATTTAATCTATGTAGAGACATAACTTTGCTAATGAGAACTCGCTCCAAAGTCCAAGTTAATTTCATAGTACTATCCTAGTTGTTGATAATTCAAAGTATAGTTTAAATGACTAGTTCATGAATcacttgatagaaatattctaaCATGGAGTAGAACTCAATAGGAAAGAGATTCATTGACAAACGATAAAATGTTGAACACTTAATTCCAATGCAAAGGTGCAAAAACTTGTCTCATGGTTAAAGGTGATAACTCTTGTCTGATGCAAAAACTGTGGCGGCTATAATATGGAAAAAAGTATAGTTTCATGAGTGCTAGACTACTTGCGAAGATATCTGGAAGCTTATGAGTTTTTTTgaaaatgtacattttatatatatatatatgcctaaaTCTTGAAATATGCTAGCGTACAATTTAGCCAAATTTTCTATTTCGTTGTTACGTAAGGTTATTTTTGGGTTTCATCTTTTAACTTGAGACGTTTATGCATTAATGAAGTAAAGTCGTCtattatcaaaataaaaaataaaaaaaatcaatgcTATAAAGGTCAGCGATGCATCAGCTGAACACCATAATTGATGAACGATTAGGTGAAttatgtcacgtccttagtcttcaactaagcgcacgtgcgacacttgacaactcgctcacgttcttgcacaacttgctcacgatcttgctatgccaagtcagcctagattactacactcaagatcgctaagggaatagtaattgagaaagacaagagaaacttgctagaaggaagctttttattagagagaacttgaattgttttgcttgatgatttacaaatgaatgaccttcctatttatactactcacctagggtctagtatgtaaataataattattataaaagtccctacatatttattaacaagcccctattctagaaatctctacacaactagattattctaaggactttccatgcaatcccataaggttctaaggtcttccatgagaaatctccatatttctctagaaccttctcacataagctagcctcctctccatgtaagcatccacataagCTTTCTACATGGCAAAAACAGTTCCACGTGGCGCCTAGATGGCATGATGATGTGGCGGGTCATCACAATTAGGTGCTAACAACTCATATTTGTCTGAGTAGTTTTTCGTGGCAACCTTCTATCCTCTTTTCCATTACTTCGAGAAAATATGAGTCATAACTTTTTCCCTTAATGTGTTGAGGTTGGATTAATAATCATTAGCGTAACCAAAATTTATGTAAGGGGATTCAAAAACAATACTACTATAATATCGCACTTAAAATTTGAACCTATGagctaaaataatttttaaaccCTCTTTGCCACTAAATTAAAATTTTTGGACCATCTTTTCCTTTATTACAAGATAATTCAATAATTTATATATAATCAAAATTATTTTTTCGTATATGTCCAGTATAATTCTCAATGAACCCCTCTGCTCTACATAGCTCCGTTCTTATTAATGAATGGTTGCTCCAATGAGAAAAATGCTTTACAAGATACACTAAATATCATTTTGGAAATCACACTTAAGGAATAATTACCACAATTTTTCTTTTCtcgaaaatatatttttaattttctttttttactACTTTTCTCCACTATTTACGGTCATCCTCACCTAAAAacgaataataaaataaaaaaaaataaaaaaaaagacaaggCAATGATCATATTCATCGCATTCCACAGAGTTTTTGTACTCCTAAAAAAACACATAGAAACGAGAGATCTTTGAGGTTGTCAtcgtttttctcttcttcttgagACATCTCTTAGATCCCTCTTCATTCAATTCTTGAAATTCCAATATTCAAATCAATTCTGGTATTTGCTTTTATTCTTTCTGAAAATTTCTTATTATGGCCAATATGGAGGAATCAAGCCCATTTCTACCTTCTCAAAAATCCGACCCAAACAACGAAATGAAGCCCATCAAGCCCAGTTCTTCTTCTATTGCGGGCCCGGTTAAGCCCAACACTTCATCTGCTGTTCCAATGGGATGGACAGCTGATGGGTTGCCTATGGGCCATAGCGGTGGGCCCACGGTGGTGGGGGAGCCCATCGTGCATAGGGCCCAATGGGAATCTGGGCTTTGCTCTTGTTTTGGAAAGAATGATGAATTCGTTAGCAGCGATTTTGAAGTTTGTGAGTTAAAATTCCTTTATATTACCTTTATTTGTAAAAGTTCGTAGCTTTAAATGTATCTGTTTATTGAATTGTTATATTTAGGGTATTCAAGAGAAAATGAAAAATCAAAATAATGGAAATGAAAAAGGCGAAGTGCATTTTGACCTGATTTGGTTTGGTATTAAATTTGAAAATGCTAATAAATTTTTAGTTAATTTGGTTTTAGGAACAATGCTAGATCAAAACCGAAACAAATTGGAAATATATCCATTTCGTTACGCTTCTATTTAGTTGGGAATCTATGTAGTTGTTTCTTCTTCAATTGTGGTTTATTCTATGCTTAAAAGTGCCACTTGGTAGGATACATTAGTAGGTGGTATTGAACTTAATATCGACATAATTTTTGAgggaatttatgtattattttatgtgaaTAGAATGTTTAATAAGGATACGGTTATTAGCAATACGTGAATAAGCGTATCAAAAGACAGAAAGACGTAGGTAATatttgcataaaaataaatgGTAGCCCGGTGCATGAAGCATCCCGCGTTCACGCGTGGTCCATGTAATTAATCTTTGCATAACATTTCAAGTACTATGATTCATCGCATAACAATCACTATGTTATTATTCACAATCTGTATTATAATTGCTATTGCATGAACTGGCTGAGACATCATGTATGCTACTGATGAATGCACTGGCTGAGAAGATCTAATTATGCATTACTTACAACAACACCATACCAAATGTGATCTCACAAGTGGGCTCTGGGGAGGGAAAAAATTATGCATTACTTATTCAAATGTTTTTTGAATGAGAgtcttggcgtaactggtaaaatTGCTGTCATGTGATCAGAAAGTCACAGGTTCAAGCTGTGGAAACAActtcttgcagaaatgcagggtaaggctGTGTATGGTAGACACAAGAGGTCCGGCCCTTTCCCGGACCCcgtgcatagcgggagcttagtgtacCAGgctacctctttttttttttttttttttttttttttttaaaattcaatgTTTTTTAATTGCAACCAATGGAAGGTTTAGAATTTGTATGATATTGACTTAATGGTGACCAAGAAGGTTTACCAAATAATATTGTCAAGTAAATTTGAAAAGATATTCTTCCAGGTTTACTTATTCAAATATTTTTTAATGGAAGTCTTGaagtaactggtaaagttgctgtcaTGTGATCAGAAGGTCACAGGTTCAAGCTGTGCaaacaacctcttgcagaaatgcagggtaaggctGTGTATGGTAGACACAAGAGGTCCGGCCCTTCTCCGGATCccacgcatagcgggagcttagtgcaccaggctacccttttttttttttttttttttttttttttaattcaatgtTTTTTAATCGCAACCAATGGAAGGTTTAGAATTTGTATGATATTGACTTAATGGTGACCAAGAAGGTTTACCAAATAATATTGTCAAGTAAATTTGAAAAGATATTCTTCCAGGTTTGCCGGTGAAAAGAACAGTTAGAGAAATGTAACGGGTAGAGGTGATGACTGTTTGAGGAAAGTTGTATTTTGCTTTAGATATTGAAAGATTCAGAATTAAATCGTTCACACTTCCTAGTCTAAAGATTTTTGTTGCATCTTCTGATGACTCCACTGAAGCAAAGGATGACAATATTAAGGAGGCAGTATCAGACACTAAATTCTTTTAGTTTGTGTTTCCAATCAGTCGTTCATATTGGTTCTAGAACCCAAAATGTTATATTCATTTGCTACAATTGCATTGTTACACCAGTTGAACATGTGATGGTCATGTGCATCGACATACAGTGTCAAATTATGAACTATCctgttaaaaaagaaaagaactaTGTTGATAGACAGTTGATGTTCAAGAATTATTCTCTAACTAGCTCTTATGTAATTTGTTCACTTTCACCTCCACTAGGTTGCAAGTTCAAAACGTGAGCAAAATTTATTTTGTATTGCCCGTGTGCTTCACTGAATAAATAAATTTTGGTCCAAGTTCTTGCCTCTTAGAGCTATATTTGCAGTCAAATTTCATTCGCAATACGTAAAGATGTTATGAGTTTTTCTCCTTGCTTTCTTGTCATCACTTCATCATACTAACAATGCCAGCCGTGGCACTGCACAGGTCTATTAGGAACTCTGGCACCATGTGTGCTTTATGGGAGCAATGCTGAGAGAATTGGGTCTTCTCCTGGAAGTTTTGCCAATCATTGCTTGCCTTACCTTGGTCTATACCTGATTGGACAGTCCTTCTTCGGATGGAACTGCATGGCACCCTGGTTTTCATATCCCAGCCGTACCGCTATCCGGCAGAGGTTTAATCTTGAGGTTGGCTGTCTCTTTgcttcctcctttttttttttttacttatcaaGTGTTTTATGAATGCTGATTTTATACCGTAGCATTTTCGTTCTTGTCAATAAAGGTTTTGATTCATTTGGATCTAACAGCTATGATTCATATTTCGCTCTGCTTTTAATTTCGTTTCTAAGGATGTTATCTGATTTGTAAAAATATCGTCCAAGCATGTCAAATTTGCTCTGTATTTCTATTTGTGTCTTTATCTATTGGTGCTAGGCAAGTTCACATAGGTTTTGTTTCCGTTAAATACCTGCAAACACTAGTAGTTCTGGTCATTTGTGATTTTATGTGTGTTTTCTCGCACATTATTTAGTATTTATTGAAAGTTGTTAAAGATGGGGACCTTTGTGGTTGAATTTACAGGATTAGGTGGTTAAAAACCTTTCCCCATGATTTATCAATGTTATTTGTGTCAAGCTCTTGCAGATGTGAACTTGCCTTTCTACATTCTTTGCATGAAGATAGGTGTTCAATAAGAACTATTCTGCTAATGCTCTTTTTATTCTTATTTACTGTAACTTATTTGTTTCCGAGATTCGATGTTCTATCGCTACATTACAAGGTAATATGTTAAAGCTTCATCTTTGTCAAGCTGCGAGGTGTTAATTTGCTTCATCTTGGACCCCGTCTGATATTATTAGGTTTGGGTAAAAGCTTGTAAATTTTGCACTTTAATGCCCATGTCATGAATAGTTCAAGCTTTAGGCTgcgcaacaacaacaaaaagcaACTGCGCCTCAATCCCAAGCAAGTGGTTTCGGCTTATATGAATCCTCATTGATCATGCCGCTCCATTTAATCTCATCTAAGTTACAGGTCTATGCAAGATATATAAATTGGTTGTTCTCTCTAGTCGTACATTTTGGTTAACATCATTTAGCTTTGTTAGTTCCTGCTGTTTCCGCATCATTTCATTTTTAACAAATGGCACCTAGAGAGCCTTTGCTCTTCTTTCAATAACCTTATATTTGTGGCAGTAGTAGTAGGATTGTATCTTATTATACGAAGGGTGCTGGAAACAGTATCTGAGATTTATTTCGTTTGCAGGGTAACTGCGAAGCAGCCACCAGATCATGTGGGTGCTATGGGGGCTTTGTCGAGGATGAGGAACGACGGGAGCAATGTGAGTCAACTTGTGACTTTGCAACTCATATCTTTTGCCACCCTTGTGCTCTTTGCCAGGAAGGGCGTGAACTTCGTCGTAGGCTTCCTCATCCTGGGTTCAGTGCCAAACCAGTCCTCTTTATGATGCCCCCGGCGGAGCAGAACATGGGTCGCTGATAGCAACTACTGTGCCATTGATTCCATACCATTCGCTACTTGGTTCTATTTGTTATAACGTTCTCTGATATTGTACTTgacctttttcccttaatttcttgAAAGTTGACATGTAAAACTCGATGTGTAGATGATAATATATAGTAATGTATACACATAAAAGAGATGGATTCAGAATTTGTATGAAATCAGGATTACTCATACAAGAAACGTGTGTTGATGAATCTGTGTAAAAGAGATTCGAACTAAGCAAGCTATTGTTATTTGTTTCTTTAGGCTTTTAGAATAAGGAATTACTACCTCTTTTACATTAGCCCAGCAACACAATTTTCTTGTAAGGAGTAGCAATTAATAAATATATAGCAAGTCCTTTCAGGTGTACTGCAATTGTTGTCTTTCAAGGTCGAAAAGGATTTCACAGATATGCAACCATAAGAACTACATTAAGCATTAACCTTGCCAGGAGTTTGGATATAAAGAGCAATAATTCCGCAAGAAGAAGGGAACTGAGTAGCTTACATGAAAACAACTCCCAAGTCACTACGAAAATAGCGCAATCTTTCGACTAAGTTCTACCTATGATGATGGAAATTGGTAACGTTATAAAGTCCAAGCATCTGTTGACTATGAAACCAGACATTCCATCACCATGAACAAGGGGAATATACGCCGGTGTGTCCAGGATACTTATTCACCAGGCGCTGAAACACCTTGCTTCAGTCTCTCCCTCTTCAGTTTCTTCTTGGAGACAGGCTTCTTTTTCTTTGGAGGTAGAGTTTTCTGTGCATACATGTAAAGTAGATAGTTCCCAACAAGGAACACCAATAACAGCCCACCAACAAGAATTAAGACGATCAATCCTGGATTGAATCCTTTGACTTCAACATCTTTGGCCATATCTTTCTGAAGAACAAATAGATTAATAAGTGTTAATTCATGTTAACTCACACCGCATAATTCAATGAAAAAATAAAAGTacatagaaaagaaaaaaggttCTACTAAGCCCAAAAAGTGTAGAATCGGTAGCAAGTAACTATTTGTGTTGAACTCCCACTGCATAATTCAGTACAAAGTAGAGAGTACATTAAAAGGGAAAAGAAGGTTCTACTAACCTCAAAATGGCACAGCTGCagagaggatttttttttttttttgatgagttTTTTTTAGATGGGAAGAACTCATCCAGAAAGATTTCCTTTAATGGAATTTGAATCCTAGTTCAATGGACTTTAATTCAACTTCATTGACCTCTAGATCACACCAAGGGATGCATCTAGGAAATAAATATTACTAAATGGAATAATACACTTTGACCATAATATTCTAAAGCTTGATTCCTGAAGCAGCTATCGATGATACAGGGACCATGCAAGAATAGATGCATCTAAAGTAGTCTAAAAATTGTTTTGTTCATGTCATTCTTGGGCAGGGCCATGCTAATCTTCTCCGTAAGGTTGAAATTTTATCAGATTGTCCTGTTAAATCTTTAAAAGTTGTCTAACAGATAAGAGTGAATGAATCCGGGACTTGATTTACCAAAATAAGGAAAACTAGATTCTGTTCTGGCCCCGGAAATTGCAATTACTAGACGAGAGAAAATAGCTCCTAAACCAAACCCAAACGCAAATTCTGCATTTCATACTCCAAaacttatactccctccgttcacttttacttatcacgTTTCACTTCTCGAGAGTCAAACTAAATAAACTTTGACCAACAATTTAAGATATTTTTTCATCCTATTAATATGACAAAAATTGCAATTTACAGTATAGTTTtgtaatatctaaattttaaaatattgaattaatctaatttaatttagcttcaaagatCAGTCAAATTGACAAGtaaaataaaagtgaacggacgAAGTATTTCGTAGTAGTTGTAACCGAAATTCGCGCTGTTAATATATTTTGTGGAACAAAAGAATTATCTAGAAAGAATTCAGAAACATAAATTGAGAAGTAGAACAAGGCAgtgttactccctctgtctcaaattaTGTGCCGTGTTTCTCTCTTCCACGCCCTTAAGAACATATTAATTAGTATTTCTCTCTTCCACGGCCCTTAGaacatactccctctgtttcaattttaatttatgtgaatccatttttttttaaatcgtaTCAAAATAAATGACCTCTAttctaatttaaaaataaattcactttatgaaataatttacGACCACACATATatttaagacttattttgaatcataaattttaaaactcTTTACTCTTTTTTAAATATTGTGTCCAGTCAAATATGTTCAAAATGAGGGAGTATTAATTAGAAGTAGTTTTGACAATATTACCCTTACTTCAAGAACAATTACtggaaaaagaacaaaaaaaaccCTTCTCCCAgctaaagacaaaaaaaaaatcatttcataTCGAAGGAAAAACAAAAggaaggaaaaagaagaagaaagaatagAGAAACATAAAGTGAGAAGTAGAAGAGCGTACTATGCGATGGAAAGACGGGGGAGGATCTCCTTCGTAATCCATCACTTCTAGAGAGTTCGCTAAGGTGGCAATACTTAATTTTCTCTTTTAATTTCAGTAACTGAATCATTTTGCTGAAAAGTCCATCACTTGTCATGTTTGTTCTATGATCGGCCCCTAAAGTTTCGTTTTTCTCGACTTGCATccacttttgatttttcttttcccACATACCCTTTCAAAatatggaaaagggccaaaattacccctggaCTTTAAGAAATAATTTATCCATatccttcgttatactattggaCCAATTatgcccttaccgttatactatggtcCAATTTTACCCCTAATCTAAACGGACTGCCATGTGTCTTAATCCTAAACGCTCAACCCATTTCCCTCCAATAATTTCATCCGGATCAAATAATTATCCGAATCCGACCCAGATGAAATTATTTCACCCAACCCGTTTTTGCTTATTTCAAACCCAAATATAATCCTTTATCATTTAGCTGAGATTTCAATGTCACAGTAATTATCTTCTTATATATAGTATCTTTTTTATTAGTGGCATAACTGTTCTGTAAGAGCACTTCGTGGATCGGGAAAATGAAGAACTTCAATGGAGCTTTAATTAATGACTTAGTTAAAGAGAATCTAACTGAAGAGCATTCTATATGGTTTGTTTTCATTCTAAAAATGAAACATGTTTCATATAAACATCATTCAGGGAACGTTTTAATCTTGGCTTGACCGAAGGCAATGTTTTTATGTTTACAGAGTGAAGGAACAACTCACTGAAGTTGAGCTTTGCTAGGGATTTCATCACATGGTCGAACTCAGTGATTTTACCTTGCAGTCTTGAACTAAGTTGAAGCTTCATGACCCGAATTGGGATTGAACTTTTTATCTGGTCAATCATGTGGTTCACAAATTTAAAGAAATTTTATAATTTCTTGTTTCGAGAGGAGATTAATCGGTAGTTCACAATTGTCAGGCAAGATTGTCCGAGAAGATGCCATCTCTTGGAAACCACTGGTTGTATTTGTTAACGGTACGTTACAAGATCAGTTCACTACTTATAAGCCCCTTTGCAAAGGTTCCCTCTTGTTCATGGCCTGCAACTGTTAACTCACCAAGGAAAAGACAAGTACCAAAAGATGGGATTTCTAGGTCAGCATGAGAAATATTAGGTTTTGAATTCAAAATTGTGCTTTGACTCTCACTTTTCTGCAACTCGTGAGGAGTTCACTCTGTTTCATCTTGTTAAAAATTgattttaattcatttttttggaaaataagagaTTGTATTTGGGTCTTAAATAAGCAAAAACAGGTTCTGGTGAAATAATTTCATTCGGGTCGAATCCGGATGAAATTATTGGGGGGAAATGGGTTGGGCGTCTACGATTAGGACATGTTGCGGTCCGTTTAGATTAGGGATAAATTTGGACCATAATATAATAGAAATGACATAATTGACTCAATAGTATAACGGTAAAGGCATAATTGGCCCAATAGTATAATGAagggtatgaataaactatttctcaaagtttaggggtaattttggcccttttccgtccAAAATAAGTGTAAAATACCCAATCAGGCAT is drawn from Lycium barbarum isolate Lr01 chromosome 8, ASM1917538v2, whole genome shotgun sequence and contains these coding sequences:
- the LOC132607099 gene encoding DNA-binding protein S1FA-like isoform X1: MDYEGDPPPSFHRIKDMAKDVEVKGFNPGLIVLILVGGLLLVFLVGNYLLYMYAQKTLPPKKKKPVSKKKLKRERLKQGVSAPGE
- the LOC132607099 gene encoding DNA-binding protein S1FA-like isoform X2, with amino-acid sequence MAKDVEVKGFNPGLIVLILVGGLLLVFLVGNYLLYMYAQKTLPPKKKKPVSKKKLKRERLKQGVSAPGE
- the LOC132607098 gene encoding cell number regulator 8-like, which produces MANMEESSPFLPSQKSDPNNEMKPIKPSSSSIAGPVKPNTSSAVPMGWTADGLPMGHSGGPTVVGEPIVHRAQWESGLCSCFGKNDEFVSSDFEVCLLGTLAPCVLYGSNAERIGSSPGSFANHCLPYLGLYLIGQSFFGWNCMAPWFSYPSRTAIRQRFNLEGNCEAATRSCGCYGGFVEDEERREQCESTCDFATHIFCHPCALCQEGRELRRRLPHPGFSAKPVLFMMPPAEQNMGR